From the Vulpes lagopus strain Blue_001 chromosome 15, ASM1834538v1, whole genome shotgun sequence genome, one window contains:
- the LOC121476530 gene encoding olfactory receptor 56A3, which yields MTANQNGTISIEISDFLLNCFVRSPSWQLSFSLPLSLLFLLAMGANGVLLITIWLEASLHEPMYYLLSILSLLDIVLCLTVIPKVLTIFWFDLKSINFYACFIQMYIMNCFLAMESCTFMVMAYDRYVAICHPLRYPSIITEQFVAKAAIFILARNAISTVPIPILSSRLHYCGGNVIENCICANMSVSKLSCDDVTINRLYQFAAGWTLLGSDLILIFLSYSLILRAVLRLKAEGAMAKALSTCGSHFILILFFSTILLVFVLTHVAKKKVSPDVPVLLNVLHHVIPAALNPIVYGVRTQEIKQGIQRLLNKGW from the coding sequence ATGACCGCAAATCAAAATGGGACCATATCCATTGAGATTTCAGACTTTCTCCTGAATTGTTTTGTCAGGTCTCCCAGCTGGCaactttctttctccctgcccctcagcctcctcttcctcctggccaTGGGGGCCAATGGTGTTCTCCTGATCACCATCTGGCTGGAGGCCTCTCTGCACGAGCCCATGTACTACCTGCTCAGCATCCTCTCCCTATTGGACATCGTGCTCTGCCTCACTGTCATCCCCAAAGTCCTGACCATCTTCTGGTTTGATCTCAAGTCCATCAACTTCTATGCCTGCTTCATCCAGATGTACATCATGAATTGCTTCCTTGCCATGGAGTCCTGCACATTCATGgtcatggcctatgaccgctatgtggccatctgccacCCACTGAGGTACCCATCCATCATCACAGAACAATTTGTAGCGAAGgctgccatttttattttggcCAGGAATGCTATTTCTACAGTGCCTATTCCCATTCTATCATCCAGACTCCATTATTGTGGGGGAAATGTCATTGAGAATTGCATCTGTGCCAATATGTCTGTCTCCAAGCTCTCTTGTGATGATGTCACCATCAATCGCCTCTACCAGTTTGCTGCAGGCTGGACACTGCTAGGATCTGATCTCATCCTTATCTTCCTCTCCTACAGCCTTATACTGCGAGCTGTGCTGAGACTCAAGGCAGAGGGTGCCATGGCCAAAGCCCTGAGCACATGTGGTTCTCACTTCATCCTTATCCTCTTCTTCAGCACTATCCTTCTGGTCTTCGTGCTCACTCATGTGGCAAAGAAGAAAGTCTCCCCTGATGTGCCAGTCTTGCTCAATGTTCTCCACCATGTCATTCCTGCAGCCCTCAATCCCATTGTTTATGGAGTGCGAACTCAGGAGATAAAGCAAGGAATCCAGAGATTACTAAACAAAGGATGGTAG